A DNA window from Carassius gibelio isolate Cgi1373 ecotype wild population from Czech Republic chromosome A6, carGib1.2-hapl.c, whole genome shotgun sequence contains the following coding sequences:
- the LOC128015915 gene encoding uncharacterized protein LOC128015915 isoform X2: MADECLHSVQLELEAVGKQIRDLERRQAELRERRAALESSRADAHKSGVSIQRAVNSPTTSTPCVSLRRPGAPRTRSSQMSFTATPGHHGPWVHPQRRMRAGSRATTSPPPAFEISIQNRFAPLRETGRDAVIIGDSIVRHIPAILKDDESPRAVVLHAGVNDTTLRQTETLKRDFRSLIETVRSTTPAATIVVSGPLPTYRRGHERLFRADGLHPSRVGAELLSDNISRTLRSM; the protein is encoded by the exons atggcggatgaatgtctccactctgtgcagctcgagctcgaggccgtggggaagcagattcgcgacctggaacggaggcaggccgagctgagagagcggagagccgcgctggaatcatcccgggctgacgctcacaagtccggggtaagtatacagcgtgctgttaacagtcccaccacgtctactccgtgtgtttctctgcgcaggcccggtgcacccaggacgcgatcttcccagatgtccttcactgcgacgccgggacaccacggaccctgggtgcatccacagcggaggatgcgagccgggtcccgggcgacgacatctccccctcctgccttcgagatctccatccagaaccgcttcgctcccctccgcgagacaggacgcgacgctgtgatcatcggagactccatcgtccgacac atacccgcgatcctgaaggacgatgagagcccgagagcggtcgtgcttcacgccggggttaacgacaccacgctgcggcagacggagacgctgaagagggacttcaggagcctgatcgagacggttcgcagcacgacgcccgcggcgacgatcgtcgtgtcaggaccactgcccacgtatcgacgaggacacgaaag actgtttcgcgctgatggattacaccccagtcgagtcggagcggagcttctctctgacaacatctccaggacacttcgctccatgtga
- the LOC128015915 gene encoding uncharacterized protein LOC128015915 isoform X1, which produces MADECLHSVQLELEAVGKQIRDLERRQAELRERRAALESSRADAHKSGVSIQRAVNSPTTSTPCVSLRRPGAPRTRSSQMSFTATPGHHGPWVHPQRRMRAGSRATTSPPPAFEISIQNRFAPLRETGRDAVIIGDSIVRHVSATLAEGKVHTHCLPGARVLDVSAQIPAILKDDESPRAVVLHAGVNDTTLRQTETLKRDFRSLIETVRSTTPAATIVVSGPLPTYRRGHERLFRADGLHPSRVGAELLSDNISRTLRSM; this is translated from the exons atggcggatgaatgtctccactctgtgcagctcgagctcgaggccgtggggaagcagattcgcgacctggaacggaggcaggccgagctgagagagcggagagccgcgctggaatcatcccgggctgacgctcacaagtccggggtaagtatacagcgtgctgttaacagtcccaccacgtctactccgtgtgtttctctgcgcaggcccggtgcacccaggacgcgatcttcccagatgtccttcactgcgacgccgggacaccacggaccctgggtgcatccacagcggaggatgcgagccgggtcccgggcgacgacatctccccctcctgccttcgagatctccatccagaaccgcttcgctcccctccgcgagacaggacgcgacgctgtgatcatcggagactccatcgtccgacacgtaagtgctacgttagccgaaggtaaagtgcacactcattgtttgcctggtgctcgtgttctcgatgtttctgcgcagatacccgcgatcctgaaggacgatgagagcccgagagcggtcgtgcttcacgccggggttaacgacaccacgctgcggcagacggagacgctgaagagggacttcaggagcctgatcgagacggttcgcagcacgacgcccgcggcgacgatcgtcgtgtcaggaccactgcccacgtatcgacgaggacacgaaag actgtttcgcgctgatggattacaccccagtcgagtcggagcggagcttctctctgacaacatctccaggacacttcgctccatgtga
- the LOC128015915 gene encoding uncharacterized protein LOC128015915 isoform X3 codes for MSFTATPGHHGPWVHPQRRMRAGSRATTSPPPAFEISIQNRFAPLRETGRDAVIIGDSIVRHIPAILKDDESPRAVVLHAGVNDTTLRQTETLKRDFRSLIETVRSTTPAATIVVSGPLPTYRRGHERLFRADGLHPSRVGAELLSDNISRTLRSM; via the exons atgtccttcactgcgacgccgggacaccacggaccctgggtgcatccacagcggaggatgcgagccgggtcccgggcgacgacatctccccctcctgccttcgagatctccatccagaaccgcttcgctcccctccgcgagacaggacgcgacgctgtgatcatcggagactccatcgtccgacac atacccgcgatcctgaaggacgatgagagcccgagagcggtcgtgcttcacgccggggttaacgacaccacgctgcggcagacggagacgctgaagagggacttcaggagcctgatcgagacggttcgcagcacgacgcccgcggcgacgatcgtcgtgtcaggaccactgcccacgtatcgacgaggacacgaaag actgtttcgcgctgatggattacaccccagtcgagtcggagcggagcttctctctgacaacatctccaggacacttcgctccatgtga